One Deltaproteobacteria bacterium DNA segment encodes these proteins:
- a CDS encoding ATP synthase F0 subunit B has protein sequence MTVVSEMFVSVAWAATGGEAHVPSITELIFPLINFLIFAYLVKRFGLPIIRDHLKQRREGMIAAVDTAQKAKAEADGYVRSYQELLKVLDEECDRIRAGLRAEGERERARIVAEAEESSAKLMADADFLAEQEVKMARQQIRAEMASQAEAAAIRLLRQHMAAADQDRMVQSFSEQIQEL, from the coding sequence ATGACCGTCGTAAGCGAAATGTTCGTGTCCGTGGCGTGGGCCGCGACCGGCGGCGAGGCCCATGTGCCGTCCATTACCGAACTCATCTTCCCGCTGATCAACTTCCTGATCTTCGCGTATCTGGTCAAGCGCTTCGGCCTTCCGATCATCAGAGACCATCTCAAGCAGCGGCGCGAAGGCATGATCGCCGCGGTGGATACGGCCCAGAAGGCCAAGGCAGAGGCCGACGGATACGTTCGGAGCTATCAGGAATTATTGAAGGTTCTCGACGAGGAGTGCGATCGGATACGGGCTGGGCTGAGGGCCGAGGGCGAGCGCGAACGTGCACGGATCGTGGCCGAAGCCGAGGAGTCCTCCGCCAAGCTGATGGCCGACGCGGACTTTCTGGCGGAGCAGGAGGTCAAGATGGCGCGCCAGCAGATCCGCGCCGAGATGGCCTCCCAGGCCGAGGCAGCCGCGATACGGCTGCTCCGGCAGCACATGGCCGCCGCCGACCAGGATCGCATGGTGCAAAGCTTCTCCGAGCAGATCCAGGAGCTTTGA
- a CDS encoding ATP synthase F0 subunit B: protein MISVDFSLVVQIVLFLILWSILRRVLFGPVGRLMAERERRTEGAHAEARTLSDEGKALQEQYDAAIAKARAEGEAIKGEIREEALRARNVILSQGRDAATQKIQEIREEVRKEMDAARVVAASNAEALAEEMAEKVLGRRLS from the coding sequence ATGATCAGCGTAGACTTTTCCTTGGTGGTCCAAATCGTCCTGTTCCTGATCCTGTGGAGCATTCTGCGCCGCGTGCTCTTCGGGCCGGTGGGGCGTCTGATGGCGGAGCGGGAGCGCCGGACGGAGGGCGCGCACGCGGAGGCGCGTACCTTGTCCGACGAAGGCAAGGCGCTGCAGGAACAGTACGACGCCGCCATCGCCAAGGCGCGGGCGGAAGGGGAAGCCATCAAGGGCGAGATCCGGGAAGAAGCGCTCAGGGCACGCAACGTCATCCTGTCACAGGGGCGTGACGCGGCGACGCAAAAGATCCAGGAGATTCGCGAAGAAGTTCGCAAGGAGATGGACGCGGCGCGCGTGGTCGCTGCGAGCAACGCCGAGGCGCTAGCGGAAGAGATGGCGGAGAAGGTGCTGGGGCGGAGGCTGTCATGA
- a CDS encoding ParB/RepB/Spo0J family partition protein, with product MQKPRLGRGLDALLPKSTPTVRESAPEPGPMTVHPSLIIPNPNQPRRIFDEARIDELARSIEDSGILQPLVVRTSSNGYELIAGERRLRAAQRLGLPEVPVIIHETVDPNTLLLALIENLQREDLNPIEEAAAFAELQEQFNLTQEQVAGKVGRSRSAVANSLRLLSLPDDIKQHVARGELPAGQARALLALENRAMLAAAVREVMAKDLSTRETEALVKRLKSEKRPKTEHRLDPDLANLVETLQRRLGTRVRLMHRARDGKGKLEIEYYSQDDLGRITDMVMGKG from the coding sequence ATGCAGAAGCCTAGACTGGGCCGGGGTCTTGACGCCCTGCTGCCGAAGAGCACCCCGACGGTCCGGGAATCCGCCCCGGAGCCTGGGCCGATGACGGTGCATCCCTCCTTGATCATCCCCAATCCGAATCAACCCAGGCGGATCTTCGACGAGGCCAGGATCGACGAGCTGGCAAGATCCATCGAGGACAGCGGCATCCTGCAACCCCTCGTCGTGCGCACGAGCTCCAACGGCTACGAGCTCATCGCCGGCGAACGCCGCCTGCGCGCGGCCCAGCGCTTGGGACTCCCGGAAGTACCTGTAATCATTCATGAAACCGTAGATCCGAACACCCTCCTCCTGGCGTTGATCGAGAACCTTCAGCGCGAGGACCTGAATCCCATCGAGGAAGCCGCCGCTTTCGCCGAGTTGCAGGAACAGTTCAACCTGACCCAGGAACAGGTCGCCGGAAAGGTCGGCAGGAGTCGTTCCGCGGTGGCGAATTCGCTGCGACTTCTGTCGCTGCCCGACGACATCAAGCAACACGTGGCCCGCGGTGAGTTGCCCGCCGGCCAGGCCCGTGCGCTCCTCGCCCTGGAAAACCGCGCCATGCTCGCGGCAGCGGTGCGTGAAGTCATGGCCAAGGACCTGTCCACGCGCGAGACCGAAGCCTTGGTGAAGCGGCTCAAGAGTGAAAAACGCCCCAAGACCGAGCATCGACTGGACCCCGACCTCGCAAATCTGGTCGAAACCCTGCAGCGCCGCCTCGGCACCCGTGTCCGGCTCATGCACCGCGCGCGCGACGGCAAGGGCAAGCTGGAGATCGAGTACTACTCGCAGGACGACCTGGGACGGATCACGGACATGGTGATGGGCAAGGGCTAG
- a CDS encoding AAA family ATPase, with protein sequence MSRIIAIANQKGGVGKTTTAVNLGASLAVATKRTLLVDMDPQGNTTTGFGVDRGALNKSIYDVMIEDCFATEALCATELPLLFLLPADRDLVSAELQLMDMEDRFGRLRDALETVKNRFDYILLDCPPSLGLLTLNALVAADSLLVPLQCEYYALEGLSAILDTMKRIQDAYNPKLQLEGIVLCMYDARSNLSAQVAADVRDHFPEQLFQTIIPRNVRLSESPSHGRPALLYDPRSKGAQGYLGLAAEVMDRRKESTHAEA encoded by the coding sequence TTGAGCAGGATAATCGCCATAGCCAATCAGAAGGGCGGGGTCGGTAAGACCACCACGGCCGTGAATCTTGGCGCCTCCCTGGCGGTCGCGACCAAACGCACCCTTTTGGTGGACATGGATCCCCAAGGGAACACCACCACGGGGTTCGGGGTCGACCGCGGGGCTCTCAACAAGAGCATCTACGACGTGATGATCGAGGACTGCTTCGCCACCGAGGCGCTATGCGCAACGGAACTGCCCCTTTTGTTCCTCTTGCCGGCCGACCGTGACTTGGTGAGCGCCGAGTTGCAGTTGATGGACATGGAAGACCGTTTCGGCCGGCTCCGGGACGCCCTGGAGACAGTAAAAAACCGGTTCGATTACATTCTGCTGGATTGTCCCCCTTCCCTGGGTTTGCTCACCCTCAACGCCTTGGTCGCGGCGGACTCCCTGTTGGTGCCGCTTCAGTGCGAGTACTATGCCCTGGAAGGCCTCAGCGCCATTCTTGATACGATGAAGCGTATCCAGGACGCGTACAATCCGAAGTTGCAGCTTGAGGGGATCGTTCTCTGCATGTACGACGCCCGCAGCAATCTATCGGCGCAGGTAGCGGCGGATGTCCGCGACCATTTTCCTGAACAGTTGTTTCAGACCATCATCCCCCGGAACGTCCGCCTGAGCGAGAGTCCAAGCCACGGCAGGCCCGCCCTGCTGTACGACCCCCGGTCCAAGGGGGCACAGGGTTACCTGGGCCTTGCGGCCGAAGTAATGGATCGTCGGAAGGAGTCCACGCATGCAGAAGCCTAG
- the rsmG gene encoding 16S rRNA (guanine(527)-N(7))-methyltransferase RsmG gives MPCKELSSAEQLLIDGARSFDLALSTQQVAGFASYRSLLSVWGARLNLTAIREDPLVIRLHFLDSLAVVPLLSHTDAIVDIGSGAGFPGIPIKLVSPEKPVYLVEPRRKRANFLRHVIRELDLTNAHVIESRAEDLPTEGLPPIMETVTRGFSDIPGFVKASGRLLGPNGTGVLMQGPKGPSVLDDLRGFLSRHGFDEGRTVRFSLPFGSEQRTVLTFKKV, from the coding sequence GTGCCCTGCAAAGAACTCTCCAGCGCAGAGCAACTCTTGATCGACGGCGCGAGATCCTTCGATCTGGCGTTGTCAACTCAACAGGTCGCCGGCTTCGCCAGCTATCGATCTCTACTGTCCGTATGGGGCGCCCGACTCAACCTCACCGCGATTCGTGAAGACCCGCTGGTCATTCGACTGCATTTCCTTGACTCCCTCGCGGTCGTGCCGCTCTTGAGTCATACCGACGCAATCGTGGACATCGGCAGCGGAGCGGGTTTCCCGGGGATCCCCATCAAGCTTGTTTCACCGGAGAAGCCGGTATATCTGGTCGAACCGCGCCGCAAACGTGCGAATTTTCTGCGACACGTTATTCGGGAACTCGACTTGACGAATGCCCACGTCATCGAGAGTCGTGCCGAGGACCTGCCTACCGAAGGCCTGCCCCCGATAATGGAAACCGTCACCCGCGGGTTCTCCGATATCCCCGGCTTCGTAAAGGCAAGCGGCCGACTTCTCGGTCCGAACGGTACGGGCGTTCTCATGCAAGGCCCCAAGGGCCCCTCCGTCTTGGATGACCTTCGCGGCTTCCTTTCCCGCCATGGATTCGACGAAGGCCGGACCGTTCGATTCTCTCTCCCATTCGGGAGCGAGCAAAGGACCGTGCTTACCTTCAAGAAGGTGTAG
- the mnmG gene encoding tRNA uridine-5-carboxymethylaminomethyl(34) synthesis enzyme MnmG — protein sequence MGGAGRIYDVIVVGAGHAGIEAALAAARMGFDTLMLTLNLDHIGQMSCNPAIGGIGKGHLVKEIDALGGEMARAIDETGIQFRVLNTRKGPAVRASRAQADKALYRQRMKRVVERCENLILKQASVERLVCRDGEVVGVETQIGEVFEGKRTILTTGTFLQGLIHVGDRNYSGGRAGDFAAQGLSKSLSELGLRLGRLKTGTCPRLHADSIDYSKLHIQHGDENPVPFSFGTARIEQKQVPCHVTYTNPSTHDIIRAAIHRSPMYSGVIQSRGPRYCPSIEDKVVRFADKQRHQIFLEPEGYDTVEVYPNGISTSLPLDVQVEMVHSIQGLENAEIMRPGYAIEYDYVEPTQLKPSLETKAIGGLYLAGQINGTTGYEEAASQGLMAAINACLSLRGEEPLILSRDQAYIGVLIDDLVTKGTDGEPYRMFTSRAEYRLLLREDNADLRLTDLGSRIGLATPTAHDRTVRKQQQIAEWTGKLETIRVNPSPAVQEQLKSLGTAPIRNITPLAQLLRRPEITFADLQAFDADVTEVPSDVALQVEVSTKYSGYVDRQAQGLKRFQKLENVALPVDLNYATIDGLSREIKEKLTHVRPRSLGQAYRIAGVTPAAISVLSLYLYKLKAG from the coding sequence CTGGGAGGAGCCGGCAGAATCTATGACGTCATCGTCGTAGGCGCCGGGCACGCAGGCATCGAAGCCGCGTTGGCGGCCGCACGCATGGGTTTCGACACGTTGATGTTGACGCTCAACCTGGACCATATCGGCCAGATGTCCTGCAATCCGGCCATCGGAGGCATCGGAAAGGGCCACTTGGTCAAGGAAATCGATGCGCTTGGCGGCGAGATGGCCCGGGCCATCGACGAGACCGGCATCCAGTTTCGCGTGCTGAACACCAGGAAGGGGCCGGCGGTCAGGGCATCCCGCGCCCAAGCGGACAAGGCGCTCTACCGCCAGCGGATGAAACGGGTAGTAGAGCGGTGTGAGAACCTCATCCTCAAACAAGCCAGCGTGGAACGGCTGGTATGCCGCGATGGCGAAGTCGTAGGCGTGGAGACCCAGATCGGAGAGGTGTTCGAAGGCAAGAGGACGATCTTGACCACCGGAACCTTCCTGCAGGGGTTGATCCACGTCGGCGACCGCAACTATTCGGGGGGTCGAGCCGGGGATTTCGCCGCGCAGGGACTCAGCAAGTCCTTGAGCGAGCTCGGTTTGCGCCTGGGACGCCTGAAAACCGGCACTTGTCCACGTTTGCACGCCGATTCCATCGACTACTCCAAGCTGCATATTCAGCATGGAGACGAGAACCCCGTGCCGTTTTCGTTCGGCACGGCGCGGATCGAGCAGAAGCAGGTCCCCTGCCACGTTACCTACACCAACCCGTCGACACACGACATCATTCGGGCGGCCATTCACCGTTCGCCCATGTACTCGGGGGTGATTCAGAGCCGGGGACCGCGCTATTGTCCCTCCATCGAGGACAAGGTCGTACGTTTCGCGGACAAGCAGCGCCACCAGATCTTCCTGGAACCCGAGGGGTACGACACGGTCGAGGTCTATCCTAACGGCATCTCCACGAGCCTCCCGCTCGACGTCCAGGTGGAAATGGTGCACAGCATCCAAGGTCTTGAAAACGCGGAGATCATGCGGCCGGGCTACGCTATCGAGTACGACTACGTGGAGCCCACTCAACTGAAGCCGAGTCTGGAGACGAAGGCCATTGGCGGTCTGTACCTGGCCGGGCAGATCAACGGAACCACCGGATATGAGGAGGCCGCCAGTCAAGGCCTTATGGCGGCCATCAATGCGTGTCTCAGCCTCAGGGGCGAAGAGCCGCTCATTCTTTCCCGTGACCAGGCGTATATCGGCGTCCTGATCGACGACTTGGTCACCAAGGGGACGGACGGGGAGCCCTACCGGATGTTCACTTCCAGGGCCGAATACCGGCTCCTGCTTCGGGAGGACAACGCGGACCTTCGGCTTACCGACTTGGGCTCTCGCATCGGATTGGCCACTCCAACGGCCCACGATCGCACGGTCCGAAAGCAGCAACAGATCGCGGAGTGGACCGGGAAACTGGAAACCATCCGCGTCAATCCGTCGCCAGCCGTCCAGGAACAACTCAAGAGCCTGGGAACGGCGCCCATTCGCAACATCACGCCGTTGGCGCAACTCCTCCGTCGTCCGGAGATTACGTTCGCGGACCTGCAGGCCTTCGACGCCGATGTGACGGAGGTGCCATCCGATGTGGCCCTGCAGGTGGAAGTGTCAACAAAATACAGTGGTTACGTGGATCGCCAGGCACAGGGATTGAAGCGGTTTCAGAAGCTGGAGAACGTGGCCCTTCCGGTGGACCTCAATTACGCAACCATCGACGGGTTGTCGCGCGAGATCAAGGAAAAGCTCACACACGTACGGCCACGCTCTCTCGGCCAAGCCTACAGGATCGCGGGGGTCACCCCGGCCGCCATCTCGGTGCTTTCGCTGTATCTCTACAAGTTGAAGGCCGGTTGA
- the mnmE gene encoding tRNA uridine-5-carboxymethylaminomethyl(34) synthesis GTPase MnmE, whose amino-acid sequence MYRADTIAAVATPPGEGGVAMVRLSGPDAERIGREILARKDADWESHRLYHGRVRDPGNGAVVDEVMFAFLREPRSYTGEDTVEIHCHGGPYVVRQVLGLALGRGARHADPGEFTKRAFLNGRLDLAQAEAVLDLIRSRTDKAAGIALGQMDGGLSQEVQSLREELVDTLVQVEAAIDFPEEEIELLQREALGRKVAEVVARVSSLADSYEWGRLIREGVRVCIVGRPNVGKSSLLNALLGVDRAIVTSTPGTTRDFIEETVNLNGLPVVLWDTAGIRDRTEGVEQIGIDVTLKRLAESQGCMLVLDGSAALAAEDMDVMERVRGMAGLVVVNKCDLEQHIDRTAVSGRVPGLRQVAVSALTGQGLDDLKESLRDCFLDSAAEPEIVVTNVRHKAALDRARESLVEVHRAIEQGLPPDIVAVDLQEARDSLEEIIGTVTNEDILDRIFSQFCIGK is encoded by the coding sequence ATGTACCGGGCGGATACCATCGCGGCGGTGGCGACGCCCCCTGGCGAAGGGGGAGTGGCGATGGTGCGCTTGAGCGGACCGGATGCCGAGCGCATCGGACGGGAAATCCTTGCGCGGAAGGACGCCGACTGGGAATCACACCGCCTGTATCACGGGAGGGTGCGGGACCCCGGCAACGGCGCCGTGGTGGACGAGGTGATGTTTGCCTTCCTGCGGGAGCCCAGGAGCTATACCGGCGAGGACACCGTCGAGATCCATTGCCACGGGGGTCCGTACGTGGTGCGGCAGGTGCTCGGTCTGGCGCTCGGGCGCGGAGCGCGGCACGCGGACCCAGGGGAATTTACCAAGAGAGCGTTCTTGAATGGTCGATTGGATTTGGCGCAGGCCGAGGCAGTGCTGGATCTGATCCGGTCACGTACCGACAAGGCCGCCGGGATCGCCCTGGGCCAGATGGACGGCGGCCTTTCGCAGGAGGTCCAGTCTCTTCGCGAAGAACTGGTGGATACGCTCGTACAGGTGGAGGCGGCCATCGACTTCCCGGAGGAAGAGATCGAGCTGCTGCAGCGTGAGGCGTTGGGCCGGAAGGTCGCGGAGGTCGTCGCCAGGGTTTCTTCCCTCGCCGACAGTTACGAATGGGGCCGCTTGATCCGCGAGGGAGTACGGGTGTGCATCGTGGGGCGGCCGAACGTCGGCAAGTCGAGCCTGCTGAACGCGCTGCTGGGGGTTGACCGAGCCATCGTGACCTCTACGCCGGGGACCACACGTGACTTCATCGAGGAGACCGTGAACCTCAACGGCTTGCCCGTGGTACTGTGGGACACGGCGGGTATCCGGGACAGGACCGAGGGCGTGGAGCAGATTGGCATCGACGTGACGTTGAAGCGGCTCGCCGAGAGCCAGGGATGCATGCTGGTCCTCGACGGGTCGGCGGCGCTGGCCGCGGAAGACATGGACGTGATGGAGCGGGTGCGAGGAATGGCAGGCCTCGTGGTCGTCAACAAGTGCGACCTGGAGCAGCACATCGACCGTACGGCGGTGTCCGGCCGTGTCCCCGGTCTGCGGCAGGTGGCGGTGTCGGCTTTGACGGGACAGGGGTTGGACGATTTGAAAGAGTCCCTGCGGGACTGTTTCCTGGACTCGGCGGCGGAGCCGGAGATCGTGGTGACGAACGTGCGTCACAAGGCGGCCCTGGACCGGGCCAGGGAGAGTCTTGTGGAAGTGCATCGTGCCATCGAGCAGGGCCTTCCGCCCGACATTGTGGCCGTGGACCTGCAGGAGGCGCGGGACAGTCTTGAGGAGATCATCGGTACCGTGACCAATGAGGACATCCTCGACCGTATTTTTTCGCAGTTCTGCATCGGCAAGTAG
- a CDS encoding 3-deoxy-7-phosphoheptulonate synthase → MERTTDDLRVETLRPLVPPMILVNEELPITDQATATVTKARHQIDNILNGQDGRLLVIAGPCSIHDTDAALEYAGRLKREADRLADDLYIIMRVYFEKPRTTVGWKGLINDPNLDGKFNINKGLRVARGLLLELANMGVPAGSEFLDTISPQFTADLVSWGAIGARTAESQVHRELASGLSMPVGFKNGTGGSIQIAIDGVRAACHPHHFLGVTDQGIAAIISTSGNASCHVILRGSNAGPNYDRGVIDKTAETLRAADLPNRVLVDCSHGNSQKDYRRQPEVCADVCAQVAAGSDNICGVMMESHLVAGRQDIKPDTPLTYGQSVTDACIDWETTVPMLEDLARAAAARRA, encoded by the coding sequence ATGGAACGGACCACCGACGACCTCCGAGTCGAAACCCTGCGCCCACTGGTGCCGCCAATGATCCTGGTAAACGAGGAGCTGCCGATTACCGACCAGGCGACGGCCACGGTGACCAAGGCGCGGCACCAGATCGATAACATCCTCAACGGACAGGATGGGCGACTGCTGGTGATCGCGGGTCCCTGTTCCATTCACGATACGGATGCGGCTCTCGAGTACGCCGGCCGTCTCAAACGGGAAGCCGACCGCCTCGCCGACGACCTCTACATCATCATGCGCGTCTACTTCGAAAAGCCGCGCACCACGGTCGGCTGGAAGGGGCTGATCAACGACCCCAACCTCGACGGAAAGTTTAATATAAACAAGGGATTAAGGGTTGCCCGGGGGCTCTTGCTGGAGCTCGCGAACATGGGTGTGCCGGCGGGTTCCGAGTTCCTCGACACCATCAGCCCGCAGTTCACCGCCGACCTCGTCTCTTGGGGCGCCATCGGCGCCCGGACCGCGGAAAGCCAGGTCCACCGCGAGCTGGCCTCGGGCCTGTCGATGCCGGTGGGTTTCAAGAACGGCACCGGCGGCTCGATCCAGATCGCCATCGACGGCGTCCGCGCCGCGTGCCACCCGCACCATTTCCTCGGCGTCACCGATCAGGGAATCGCCGCGATCATCTCCACGTCCGGAAACGCAAGCTGCCACGTCATCCTGCGCGGCTCCAATGCCGGACCCAACTACGACCGCGGCGTGATCGACAAGACCGCGGAAACCCTGCGCGCCGCCGATCTGCCAAACCGCGTCCTCGTCGACTGCAGCCACGGCAACAGCCAGAAGGATTATCGGCGCCAGCCCGAAGTATGCGCCGACGTGTGCGCCCAAGTCGCCGCGGGTTCCGACAATATCTGCGGCGTGATGATGGAAAGCCACCTCGTCGCCGGCCGTCAGGACATCAAGCCCGACACCCCTCTCACCTACGGCCAGAGCGTCACCGACGCCTGCATCGACTGGGAAACCACCGTCCCCATGCTCGAAGACCTCGCCCGCGCCGCGGCGGCGCGGCGCGCGTAG
- a CDS encoding Gfo/Idh/MocA family oxidoreductase, which translates to PSDRTWQKDKSLGASTLNIPGGHTIDALRFIVGDFSSVSAVVSTQARQWYETDTQRYVDVDAPDNVLVSGRLANGAVASVYVAAVPWSVSGYRMEIYGREGTLVASSGNTPQLLAVRLQGAKAGGSGLEELEVPGEYVTAPAETPDKEPKNVGEMYVRFGEAIRNGTGCEPDFNTAVDLHRLVDAITEASEEGREVAL; encoded by the coding sequence GCCCTCGGACCGGACCTGGCAGAAGGACAAATCCCTGGGCGCCAGCACCTTGAACATCCCGGGGGGCCATACCATCGATGCGCTGCGCTTCATCGTGGGCGATTTCAGCTCCGTGTCCGCCGTGGTGAGCACCCAGGCGCGGCAGTGGTACGAGACCGACACGCAACGCTACGTCGACGTCGACGCCCCGGACAACGTGCTGGTGAGCGGGCGGTTGGCCAACGGCGCGGTGGCCTCGGTCTACGTGGCCGCCGTACCCTGGAGCGTGTCCGGCTACCGCATGGAGATCTACGGTCGCGAGGGCACGCTGGTGGCCTCCTCCGGCAACACGCCGCAACTCCTGGCGGTGCGCCTTCAGGGAGCCAAGGCCGGCGGGTCCGGCCTCGAGGAGCTGGAGGTGCCGGGCGAGTACGTCACCGCGCCGGCGGAGACCCCGGATAAGGAACCCAAGAACGTTGGCGAAATGTACGTGAGATTTGGGGAGGCCATCCGCAACGGCACCGGCTGCGAGCCCGATTTCAATACGGCCGTGGACTTGCACCGGCTCGTCGACGCCATCACGGAGGCGTCGGAAGAAGGCCGGGAGGTGGCCCTGTAA